GGTGTACTTgttagagtggtggactaggatatgggaaacttgagttcaaatccccacttgccatgaaactcactggttgaccttaggtcagtcatgctccttcagactaacctaccacacaaggttgttgtgaggataaatggaggtgagaagacaggcctccGGACTCACTACAATATAGAGAATCTCTGAGGAAGGAATCTTCTTGGgaaaagggtggaataaaaacatGGTAAGACAGATGGTAGAGTGTGAAAACAGCGATCATAAGCAAACATAATTATCAACTAATACAGTTCTTAACACATTCATATACCAATACTTTGCTATTGCTAGCATGCACAGTTAGTTACATCCCCTGTGAATCAAACCATCCTCTGAAAAATACTTACCCATATTGCGTTTGGGGAATCCTTTCATCACAAACTACATTAACATTCCTCAGATTTTTTGTTTCCAGAGCTGTAGCTCTCCAGAGTACCTAAAATGGTTCCCCAGACCACTGTTTTCTTAATAAACTCATGGGGTAGAAAAATACCCCAACAGGTAATTTTAGTGCCCCCGTTGGGTTAAAAAATACCCCAATTGCAAAGATGCATAGATTATCTGGGGTTTATTTTCTACCCAGGTGCTTTTAAGAAAAAATTAAGTAAACTGTAAGTGGGAAGTAGCTGTAGTTTGAGGACATTGTTTTACCACTGTACAGGTGATAATGTCCTAAGAGGAAAAGTTTCTAAAGCTGCTTTTCTTAGAATTTTACCAGAAAAGTACAGAGAGGGTACTTGATTCATCCCAATAGTGTTTCCAGGGTTAAAGGGAAATTCATATCATCTcattaatataataacaacaacaacatttgatttatataccgccctttgggacaacttaatgcccactcagagagcggtttacaaagtacgccattattatccccacaaccaggggtttttttctggaaaaaaaggtggcggaactctcaagagggaaatgaggaagaaatacatgggattctttgaaatattattttcaagcattaTTACCAAGTATTTtcaactccgttccaccacattccccctgaaaataagccctgcccacaacaaaacaccctgtgaggtgggtggggctgagagagctccagagagctggcttcaagtagaggagtggggaatcaaacccggctctccagattagagtcccacactcttaaccactacaccaaactgctcttaaccactacaccaaacatgacaCAATAACATGAGCTCTTCCCAGCTGTCAGCATCCTGACATTCCCAGCTCCCAAACTGCCCAGCAATGATCCCATACAATTCCAATAAAGCAAATGAACAGGATTCTATTAGATCACATATGCAAGATGAAATGCAAGGACATTATAAAGAAGTTTCAGCAAAACAGTTAAGATTCATATTAAAAAGTTTAAACATTTCTTGTTAACGCTGAAGGCAGCAATTGGGTTTAAGGTAGGGGTTCTAGCCCCCCTTCCCATGGCACAGATTTCTGTAAAACCCTCCTAATACTTCAACATTATTAGTATGTTCCTGCATGGTGAGTGAAATCTTTCAAAACCAGTAGACTGGCCTTTGATCACTTTTCAGGGCTGTCTCTAAAATATTCTTGGAGGAGCGAGGGGACACTGGCAGGCTAGCCCTGGAAGAAGCGCCCACTTTTGTTGTTTTTGAGAGCGTCAACAAATAGTTtgtcaactttttttttaaagaagtgacaCCTGCTGATAGGACTATGCGAGTCCTAAACATGGTCCTTCACGAAAGACTATCGGTAACCCTGATTGCTCACACATTGATATCTGGTTTATAGGCcgtgcttttttttgtttttaaaaacggTATCAGAACTTGTATACATAGTTGCACTGATTTCTACCCGTTTTTCCCCTCAGGAATTGGGAGAGACCCCAGACAGCTGCTGTTACTCAGTACTGGAGAGTTTTGccacaaaaaaacccctgttCATATATATCTTGAACCTTATTTCACAAGCAAACTAAAGCCTATTCGAACTCTGTTTATCTGAGCCGTCTGAATTCTCCGTGCCACTTCTGCTAACACCACCGCAGCACTTCCGTGTCACCAGAAAGGTACCAGGTGTCTTGATTCAACAGACAACCAAAAGAGGGCAAATATTTGTGCTGGCGTGCTTTGTGAAGACTATGCCATGCGCAGCGGAAGATTAAAAAGCGGCTTATCATGCATTGGAGCATTCAAAAGTGGAGTCCAGTCCCAACTGCTGAGCAATTAAGTAATGAGAGATCAAATAGGCACACACAGCTTCCTTCTCTTGAGTGAAACCAAGGATCCTTCTAGATTGGTGTTGGCAACTTTGATCAGCGGAGGCTAAGGTGTCAGCTGGGATTAAGTTTTCCAAGGACCTGCACAAAAGAAGCCATGTATGAACTGATCCCAAGTTTCATTTCTTGGGAACAGTTCCACTTCTTTCTCATGCAGGTTCATCTGTTTCTCCCAGCTATCCACTTTGGAAGCTACTCATCTCGCAGGACTTTAGCTTTTTTTCCAATGTTCCTTTCCAACACAGCCTGCATAAATGAATTCAAAGGCATGCCCTTAGACACAGAAGGCTGAAAAGGTATGTAAACATAGGCACAGTATATCTCTGTAAACGTTTTTGCCCTTAGTCCTAGTTCTTTCATTCTCGACAAGATGGCAGCCACCCGTTGTTCACTGGAGCACATGGGAAGACCTCTCATAATCACCCAGTCACCAGCTGGAGCACTTTCAGCAAGAGGAATCCAGAAGCCTCTGGCGAACCTTGCCGTCTGCTTTGCTTGTTGTTGCTCCATCACCTGTTGATGTTGGCTGCGACAAATCTGAAGACAGACAAACAATTACaaaaggaaataacaacaacaacaacattcgatttatacactgcccttcaggacaacttaatgcccactcagagaggtttacaaaatatgtcattattatctcaacaaaaaacaccctgtgaggtgggtggggctgagagagctctgagggagctgtgactgacccaaggtcacccagctggcttcaagcggaggagtggggaatcaaacccggctctccagatcagagacCCGTActcctaactactacaccaaacttgctctcaaaTGCTGACATCGTTCTCCAATCCAGTAAATAAAACAGATTTCATATAAGGGAGAGTGCGCTATCTAATATGCACAGCCACCATTTTGTGTGACACATGGTCTCCAGCTTTGGTCTCTACATACTTTCAAAAACCTGGGCTTCTGATCAAGCACACCAAAGAACATGCACACCAAAGCTGTAAAAGGTGCCTTATCGCCCTATTCACTCCACACCGCAACTGCACATATCAATAAAATCACACTTAGCACGATCCCCTACTCCTTATGCACGGTTAGATCACCGAAATCATGACTGAACAAACTGATCATTGCATAGACACAAATATAACATGCTTCTTAAAAAACAGTACTGCTGTTTCCATAAATCCATATATTACTGTGAATATGTTGTTCTCAGCTCAATGAGCTATTCTctgctcctgttttatttttacaataaccctgtgaggtaagacaGGTTGAGTCACAGCAACTGACCCAAAGTTGCCCACTGAAGTTCATGGCCAAATGGGTTTTGAAATCCAGGATTCCTTCATCCTAATCCAACACACTAACTACTACCCCACACTGGTTCTTTATACCATGTGAACATGACCACAGAACCCAGGGTCATTCTAGAATACCAGCTATGGCCGGAGTTCTTAACCTGGAATCTGTGGATAGATTTCAGGTGATCTGTGAACTTGGATGGAAAAAAATTACATCTTTATTTTACTAATCTAACTGAAATTATGTCTTTTATTTTGTGCATTTAAAAACCTTATTCTGGAAAGGGATCTATAGGCTTCACCAGACTGCCAAAGGAGTCCATGGCACAAAAAAGGTTTAAGAAGCCTGAGCTACGGTCTAAGCAAAAGAACGAAAGAATGATGTCTATGAGGCTTCTCTAGAAGTCCACCGTATCCAATTTAGGAGTCACTTAAAATTAAGGAAGCAATCCCCTTACACAACTGCACGGGGTAATTCCCACTGAACTTAACTTCCAAGGACCATGCATAGGATCAAGCTTGCGATCAGACAAAAGTGGGGTCATATGCTTGCCTGATCTCTGATgtattatactgagtcagattatTGCTCGATCAAGTTCAGTACTGACTCGGAGGGGCTTTCCCAGGCCTCAAGCAGAAATCCTTCCCATCACTACTATTTAACTCAAGATCCCAGAGATTGAAAGCTGGGACCTTCTTCCTGCAAAGCCTCCGAATGCACTTCATGTGTAGGTTTAACACATGTGCGTACACAAGCAAAACAACTTTACCCTTTAATTCTGCTGCACTGTTGGCTGTATTTCCTTCCACCTTCTTTTCAGAGTTGTCTTTGACCACCGTTGGCTTCCCATCTATAGTGTCTGTTTTAATCATGCCAAGATTCATCAGGAGCTGCATGGCGTCAAATTTCTCCCCGCTGCCTTTCAGGCTCTCCAAAACTTTGAGGCACTTGTAAGATTTAAGCTCGCTTATGTTTTCCTCGAGGAAGAGAAGGTAAAGGCTCAAGTCGTCATAGCGCTTTATTCTGACCTCAAGGACATCAAAGGTGGGCAGGATTTCATACAGTTGCAGGATGTCTGAGCTCTGCCTGATCGGGACCAACAAGGCATAAAGCACAACAGGTATCAATAGCAAGTACACAATTAAGTTGATGTAACTGAGCAACTGAAAGATGCCGACAGCAATCAGTTTGCACTGGATCCGTTCGGGAACAGTCGTGTCGTTCTTTAGGATCCCGGTTTTGAGGTTGCAGATGAACTCATCAGTCAGAGAGGAAAGGCTGATATAATAGCCCAGATAGAGGCAGACCAGTACAATAATTGTCAGTGTTAGCAGACGGCAAGTGATGTACTTGATTATCAAgccttttgacctcttctttgtCTTCAGGTACTGTTCCACCATTGGGTACTTAAAGTAGCTTTCAGATATCTCCCACAAACTGCAAAAAGAGAGAACATCCAGAGGACTTACAAGCAGGTTTCTGTTTGCCTACAAACCACACAAAATACACGAAGAAAACTGGAAAACGG
The DNA window shown above is from Eublepharis macularius isolate TG4126 chromosome 3, MPM_Emac_v1.0, whole genome shotgun sequence and carries:
- the PANX1 gene encoding pannexin-1 isoform X2 → MWTLTVGRQCSRGSFRRAIQDIFHSGFIKFFFPYILLLVAILLYLPWLFWRFTAAPHLFSDLKFVMEELDRAYNRAIKAAHSCHNGDSREHTSPLPVMNENTGQSLWEISESYFKYPMVEQYLKTKKRSKGLIIKYITCRLLTLTIIVLVCLYLGYYISLSSLTDEFICNLKTGILKNDTTVPERIQCKLIAVGIFQLLSYINLIVYLLLIPVVLYALLVPIRQSSDILQLYEILPTFDVLEVRIKRYDDLSLYLLFLEENISELKSYKCLKVLESLKGSGEKFDAMQLLMNLGMIKTDTIDGKPTVVKDNSEKKVEGNTANSAAELKDLSQPTSTGDGATTSKADGKVRQRLLDSSC
- the PANX1 gene encoding pannexin-1 isoform X1; protein product: MAIAHIATEYVFSDFLLKEPSEGKYKGLRLELAVDKLVTCIAVGLPLLLISLAFAQEISIGTQMSCFSPSSFSWRQGAYVDSYCWAAVQQRQLSQGDSGHLPLWLHKFFPYILLLVAILLYLPWLFWRFTAAPHLFSDLKFVMEELDRAYNRAIKAAHSCHNGDSREHTSPLPVMNENTGQSLWEISESYFKYPMVEQYLKTKKRSKGLIIKYITCRLLTLTIIVLVCLYLGYYISLSSLTDEFICNLKTGILKNDTTVPERIQCKLIAVGIFQLLSYINLIVYLLLIPVVLYALLVPIRQSSDILQLYEILPTFDVLEVRIKRYDDLSLYLLFLEENISELKSYKCLKVLESLKGSGEKFDAMQLLMNLGMIKTDTIDGKPTVVKDNSEKKVEGNTANSAAELKDLSQPTSTGDGATTSKADGKVRQRLLDSSC